In one Bacteroidales bacterium genomic region, the following are encoded:
- a CDS encoding helix-turn-helix domain-containing protein, which yields MEAILYIGISQTLFAGILIAVKRPRILANKILAAWLFIICIEMIIVLINETLIELYPIKILPYTYGPLLLLYAMWMTSEKPHFDLRYLWHFSPFIIFLIASLLFLDERVMHGTDGFLLKDRFVSFRIIYGITFFISITAYSVATFVVINRHQRRLKQLVSYSSGKITLQWLLGLSITFYAGYIIMFIFGGVDILVGFMPFDPYEISFISLTLLSFLFGVFGFHQPGIFEEMVRYKSIEMEVEPETDNKKYQRSGLKQEDVAGLVNKIRKYMVIEKPYLNGELSIYDLSEQLRISRHILSELINEHMGKNFYSLVNEYRVNEVKERLRSNTYKHLTILAIAFDSGFNSKSSFNTIFKEKTGKTPSEYLADLNAKNS from the coding sequence ATGGAAGCTATCCTCTATATCGGGATCTCCCAGACCCTCTTTGCCGGCATCCTGATTGCAGTGAAAAGGCCCCGGATACTGGCTAACAAGATCCTGGCAGCCTGGCTCTTCATCATCTGCATCGAGATGATTATTGTCCTGATTAACGAGACCCTGATAGAGTTATATCCCATTAAAATCCTGCCCTATACCTATGGGCCTTTATTACTGTTATATGCCATGTGGATGACCTCAGAAAAACCCCATTTTGATCTTCGCTACCTCTGGCATTTCTCTCCCTTTATCATCTTCCTGATAGCCTCTCTGCTGTTCCTGGATGAACGGGTTATGCACGGTACTGACGGATTTCTGCTAAAGGACCGTTTTGTCTCCTTCAGGATCATTTATGGCATTACTTTTTTTATTTCCATCACGGCCTACTCTGTGGCTACTTTTGTGGTTATCAACAGGCATCAGCGCAGGTTGAAGCAGCTGGTCAGCTACTCTTCGGGCAAGATCACCCTTCAATGGCTACTGGGCCTCTCCATCACCTTCTATGCGGGATATATCATCATGTTCATTTTCGGGGGAGTCGATATCCTGGTGGGTTTTATGCCCTTTGATCCTTACGAGATTTCCTTTATCAGCCTGACCCTCCTATCCTTTCTCTTCGGAGTATTCGGGTTTCATCAGCCCGGGATCTTTGAAGAAATGGTCAGATATAAAAGCATCGAGATGGAAGTGGAGCCGGAGACCGATAATAAAAAATATCAGAGATCGGGACTGAAACAGGAAGATGTGGCCGGGCTGGTGAATAAAATCAGGAAATATATGGTTATCGAAAAACCCTATCTGAACGGGGAACTGAGTATCTATGATCTCTCCGAGCAGCTCAGGATCTCCAGGCATATCCTGTCGGAGCTGATCAATGAGCATATGGGGAAAAACTTCTACAGCCTGGTAAATGAATACAGGGTTAATGAGGTGAAAGAGCGGCTGAGAAGCAATACATATAAACACCTGACAATTCTTGCCATCGCTTTTGATTCCGGGTTCAACTCCAAATCGAGCTTCAATACCATCTTCAAAGAGAAGACTGGAAAGACGCCCAGCGAATACCTGGCAGACCTTAATGCCAAAAATTCCTGA
- a CDS encoding aldehyde dehydrogenase family protein: MKELIASQRKYFLAGHTRPIAERKKNLRKLHDLLLENESLLTEAIYRDFRKPELLTIENELSLPYGEINSAVRQLKRWSRSRRKLTNLSNFPARTRTIPVPYGVTLVIGPWNYPFMLSLIPMISSLAAGNTVILKPSEVTQNSSSAMASLINSNFPRELIYVAEGGVEETTELLKLKFDKIFFTGSTQVGRIIMRAAAEQLTPVTLELGGKNPVIVMPDCNLKRTAQRIAWGKLHNNGQACVSPDHLYVHESVKEELIREIGKQMDRITGSDPRQSPLLPRMVNEKNFDRVLALINPEKVVKGCTVDRSDCYIEPTIMDGVSPGDPIMQEEIFGPVLPVLTYNRLEKLLESLKLQPSPLVLYIFTRNRSLAMRILKEIASGGGMINEVVTHFVNMNAPFGGLGASGMGSYHGKAGFLDFSHQKTIMIKAMWFELFLKYPPHRKFYLRLYRSVLGKSIRNFWH, from the coding sequence ATGAAGGAACTGATTGCATCCCAGCGTAAGTATTTCCTGGCAGGTCATACCAGGCCCATCGCTGAAAGAAAAAAGAACCTGCGCAAGCTGCATGATCTTTTACTGGAAAATGAATCCCTGCTCACAGAAGCTATATACAGGGATTTCAGAAAGCCTGAACTGCTCACCATAGAGAATGAGCTCAGCCTTCCTTACGGGGAGATCAACAGTGCTGTGCGTCAACTGAAGCGATGGTCGCGATCCAGGCGGAAGCTCACGAATCTTTCCAATTTTCCGGCTCGCACCAGAACCATTCCGGTCCCTTACGGGGTGACCCTGGTGATCGGTCCCTGGAATTATCCCTTCATGCTGTCTTTGATTCCCATGATCTCTTCCCTGGCAGCCGGAAATACGGTCATCCTGAAGCCCAGTGAGGTCACCCAAAACTCATCCTCGGCTATGGCTTCGCTGATTAATTCCAATTTTCCCCGGGAGCTGATTTATGTGGCAGAGGGAGGGGTAGAGGAGACCACGGAGCTTCTGAAATTGAAATTTGATAAGATTTTTTTTACCGGCAGTACACAGGTGGGACGGATCATTATGAGGGCAGCGGCTGAACAGCTGACCCCGGTGACGCTTGAACTGGGAGGGAAAAACCCGGTCATCGTGATGCCCGATTGCAACCTGAAGCGCACCGCCCAGCGTATTGCCTGGGGCAAGCTTCATAACAACGGCCAGGCCTGTGTCTCGCCCGATCACCTTTATGTGCATGAGTCTGTTAAAGAGGAGCTGATCCGGGAAATCGGAAAGCAGATGGATCGTATTACCGGTTCTGATCCCAGGCAGAGTCCTTTGTTACCACGCATGGTGAATGAAAAGAACTTCGACCGGGTCCTGGCTTTGATTAATCCGGAGAAGGTGGTTAAAGGCTGTACTGTGGACCGTTCCGATTGTTATATCGAGCCGACCATCATGGACGGGGTGAGCCCCGGGGACCCGATTATGCAGGAGGAGATTTTTGGTCCGGTGCTACCGGTCCTTACCTATAACAGGCTGGAAAAGCTGCTGGAGTCATTAAAGCTGCAGCCGTCCCCGCTGGTGCTTTATATCTTTACCCGCAACAGGTCTCTGGCAATGCGGATCCTGAAAGAGATCGCTTCCGGAGGAGGCATGATCAACGAAGTAGTGACACATTTCGTCAATATGAATGCACCCTTTGGAGGGCTTGGAGCTTCAGGAATGGGAAGCTATCACGGGAAAGCAGGTTTTCTGGATTTCAGTCACCAAAAAACCATCATGATCAAAGCCATGTGGTTTGAGCTTTTTCTGAAATACCCTCCACACCGGAAGTTTTACCTGCGACTGTACCGGTCGGTACTGGGCAAGTCCATCAGGAATTTTTGGCATTAA
- a CDS encoding MMPL family transporter — MNQKIIKYRWWIIAASLLFTVGFSMSLLKLEIDPDLKNYFPKTMTSMVNTDRIEEVFGNQDIIMMIFGTDDILKEATLKRLKVVEKEIGRLEGIKQSSSLFGSNHIYGEEGVMYVEPTILRIPENETQREELRQTIQGNELVYKVMVSDDFKATALVLTLEADAGEDEVFEGIHGILQEHPGAENIYFGGLPYLRQAIDKDIKRDGLILIPIALLLMLIFLFLVFREWRGVWLPFLVVVMSALVGLSMIPVLGWKFYIITLLVPILLIAVANDYGIHMIARYQELNASGSGENMKRKAIRITSDLWKPITLTGLTTIAGISALWAHTMIPARQMALVASIGILLAIFFSLVLLPALLSLLPKSSFVPAISGKGRNGRKNLLRRFAFFVVRYKRPTPLLALAATLLISSGIFFLKVDSNEENFFPERHEVKKAAKIINSKFGGSESISLLFSGDMLSPELLQRMEGYGEEMKQLDAVDFTMGFSGVIKEISKALYDPGDPLYDQIPPTREAVAQYMELYSMNGDPGELEQLVDFNYEHAHLMIRINDTNNETINGVIERLKKLTEEDPAVEAIGGYGYVRTELANKVLKGTYYSLGIALIIIFILVSMIFRSLKAGLLGIVPLFISVLVLFGLMGLTGIRLDVATALLSSVMIGVGVDYSIHFLWRYREERRQNRPATEAVITTITTTGRGIIYNALSVIVGFVVLIISSFTPIRFFGVLVVVSILSCLTGALVILPAVVLRFRFRFLEPAFDEHLTHNMKGRKTMRRIAMGLLLALLVSISASAQDARELIKSSHDVVKVKSFEAVSTLSIEDSRGNQRVRKSSMASMSLADGTEKRIIKFVSPAEVRGTGILIFDYPEKSDDMWIYLPALRKTRRIVSKEKSKSFMGSEFTNANMTAPGLDDFRYTLLGKDLFRDKNCFMVESIPADAGREDEYGYSKSVSWIEENTYLVYKIQYFDFDGELFKSITNSEFRELDKEQGKYMVTGMKAVNHQNKRSSEMIMDQVSVTSTNPSYFTVAYLEKE; from the coding sequence ATGAATCAGAAAATAATCAAATACCGCTGGTGGATCATCGCAGCCTCCCTGTTATTCACGGTCGGGTTCTCTATGTCTTTGCTGAAACTGGAAATTGATCCCGATCTGAAAAACTATTTCCCCAAAACCATGACCTCCATGGTAAACACCGACCGGATCGAGGAGGTCTTCGGCAACCAGGATATTATCATGATGATATTTGGAACAGATGATATTCTGAAAGAGGCCACATTAAAGCGGCTGAAGGTGGTGGAAAAAGAGATTGGACGCCTGGAGGGAATTAAACAGAGCTCTTCCCTTTTTGGCTCCAATCACATCTATGGCGAAGAGGGGGTCATGTACGTGGAACCAACCATCCTTCGCATCCCGGAAAATGAAACACAGCGTGAAGAACTCCGGCAGACTATTCAAGGGAATGAACTAGTTTATAAGGTGATGGTATCGGATGATTTTAAAGCCACGGCCCTGGTACTTACCCTGGAAGCAGATGCCGGCGAAGATGAGGTTTTTGAAGGAATTCACGGGATCCTGCAGGAACATCCCGGTGCGGAAAATATTTATTTTGGAGGTCTCCCCTACCTCCGTCAGGCCATTGATAAGGATATTAAGCGAGACGGCTTGATTCTGATACCCATTGCCCTCTTGCTGATGCTTATATTTCTCTTTCTGGTTTTCCGGGAATGGAGAGGGGTATGGCTTCCCTTCCTGGTGGTGGTGATGTCGGCCCTGGTGGGGCTCTCCATGATCCCGGTACTGGGATGGAAATTCTATATCATCACTTTGCTGGTGCCTATTCTGCTGATTGCAGTGGCCAATGATTACGGAATTCATATGATTGCCAGGTACCAGGAGCTTAATGCTTCAGGCTCCGGCGAAAATATGAAAAGAAAGGCTATCCGGATCACCAGCGATCTCTGGAAACCGATTACACTCACCGGTCTTACCACCATCGCGGGAATCTCTGCCCTCTGGGCCCATACCATGATCCCGGCCCGCCAGATGGCCCTGGTGGCAAGCATCGGGATTCTGCTGGCCATTTTCTTTAGCCTGGTGCTGTTGCCTGCACTGCTCTCCCTGCTGCCCAAATCCAGCTTTGTTCCTGCCATTTCCGGAAAAGGCAGAAATGGCAGAAAGAATTTACTAAGACGATTCGCATTTTTCGTAGTCAGGTACAAAAGGCCCACCCCGCTGCTTGCCCTGGCTGCCACTCTGCTTATTTCTTCCGGGATCTTCTTTCTGAAGGTCGACTCCAATGAGGAGAATTTCTTTCCGGAACGCCATGAGGTTAAAAAGGCAGCAAAAATAATAAACTCCAAGTTCGGGGGATCAGAGAGCATTTCGCTTTTGTTTAGCGGCGATATGCTCTCCCCCGAACTCCTTCAGAGGATGGAAGGCTACGGGGAGGAGATGAAGCAACTGGATGCGGTGGATTTCACCATGGGGTTTTCCGGGGTAATAAAAGAAATCAGTAAGGCTCTGTACGACCCGGGCGATCCGCTTTACGACCAGATCCCTCCCACCCGCGAGGCGGTGGCCCAGTATATGGAACTATACTCCATGAACGGGGATCCCGGTGAACTTGAACAACTGGTCGATTTCAACTATGAACATGCCCATCTGATGATCCGGATCAATGATACGAACAATGAAACGATCAACGGGGTCATAGAAAGACTTAAAAAGCTTACCGAAGAGGATCCTGCCGTGGAAGCCATTGGTGGATACGGATATGTGCGGACCGAACTGGCCAATAAGGTGCTCAAAGGTACTTATTACTCGCTGGGCATTGCCCTGATCATCATATTTATTCTCGTATCCATGATCTTCCGGTCTCTGAAGGCAGGGCTTCTTGGAATAGTCCCACTATTCATATCGGTGCTGGTGCTGTTCGGCCTTATGGGCCTGACTGGAATAAGGCTGGATGTAGCCACGGCCCTGCTTTCCTCTGTTATGATAGGTGTCGGGGTCGATTATTCCATACATTTCCTCTGGAGATACAGGGAGGAGCGCAGGCAAAACAGACCGGCTACCGAAGCGGTGATTACCACCATTACCACCACCGGACGGGGCATCATTTATAATGCTCTTTCGGTCATCGTCGGTTTTGTGGTATTAATCATCTCCTCCTTTACCCCGATCCGTTTTTTCGGGGTACTGGTGGTGGTTTCGATTCTGAGTTGTCTGACAGGTGCGCTGGTCATCCTGCCTGCTGTGGTCCTGAGGTTCAGGTTCAGGTTCCTCGAACCTGCTTTCGATGAGCATTTAACCCATAATATGAAAGGAAGAAAAACCATGAGAAGAATAGCCATGGGCCTGTTGCTGGCCCTGCTTGTTTCTATAAGCGCCAGTGCCCAGGATGCCAGAGAGCTTATAAAAAGCAGTCACGATGTCGTCAAGGTGAAATCCTTTGAGGCAGTCTCCACCTTAAGCATCGAAGATTCCAGGGGAAACCAGAGAGTCAGGAAAAGTTCCATGGCTTCCATGTCCCTGGCAGACGGAACGGAGAAGAGAATTATCAAATTTGTCTCCCCTGCAGAAGTTCGCGGAACAGGGATCCTTATTTTCGACTACCCGGAAAAAAGCGATGATATGTGGATCTACCTTCCGGCACTGCGTAAAACAAGACGTATTGTGAGCAAAGAGAAGAGCAAAAGCTTTATGGGCAGCGAGTTTACTAATGCAAATATGACTGCACCCGGACTGGATGATTTCCGCTATACACTGCTCGGGAAAGACCTGTTCAGGGATAAGAACTGTTTTATGGTGGAATCCATCCCGGCGGATGCCGGCAGGGAGGATGAATATGGCTACAGTAAATCTGTTTCCTGGATAGAAGAAAATACCTATCTTGTGTACAAGATTCAATATTTTGATTTTGATGGCGAGCTCTTCAAGTCTATTACCAACAGTGAGTTCCGGGAACTGGATAAGGAGCAGGGGAAATACATGGTAACCGGGATGAAAGCCGTGAACCATCAGAACAAACGAAGTTCGGAGATGATTATGGATCAGGTGTCGGTCACATCCACCAATCCCTCCTATTTTACAGTTGCATACCTGGAAAAAGAATGA
- a CDS encoding DUF2141 domain-containing protein translates to MIYKWLTGTLISLFFSLTLYSQSGSKGTLEIRFTELRSGSGKIAIGINTSEEGWPRKPQIELNWNKENVKEGVFTVKVPDLSYGTLAISALDDENGDLEMHMTLGIPREGFGFSKDSPVGLSAPKFEDCSFRFYQPNQHISIRMRYMGKGK, encoded by the coding sequence ATGATATACAAATGGCTCACAGGCACCCTGATCAGTCTCTTTTTTAGTCTTACACTCTACTCTCAGTCAGGCTCCAAAGGCACCCTGGAAATCAGGTTCACAGAGCTTCGTTCCGGCAGCGGGAAAATTGCCATCGGAATCAATACTTCGGAGGAAGGCTGGCCCAGAAAGCCTCAGATAGAACTAAACTGGAATAAGGAGAATGTAAAGGAGGGTGTATTTACTGTAAAAGTTCCGGACCTTTCCTACGGGACCCTGGCGATCTCCGCACTGGATGATGAGAACGGCGACCTGGAGATGCATATGACCCTGGGGATTCCAAGGGAAGGTTTTGGATTCTCGAAGGATTCTCCGGTCGGACTGTCGGCCCCGAAGTTTGAGGATTGCTCCTTCCGGTTTTATCAGCCCAACCAGCATATCAGCATCCGCATGCGATACATGGGGAAAGGCAAATAG
- the mnmE gene encoding tRNA uridine-5-carboxymethylaminomethyl(34) synthesis GTPase MnmE — MYFESTICALATPGHGALAVIRVSGPRAIEITETIFEPATRKKSLAEEAPNTIHFGTIREGARIIDEVLVSLFKAPRSYTGEDSIEISCHGSPYIQQKILELLVSHGAEAARPGEFTKRAFLNGKMDLSQAEAVADLIAAESEGAHRVALQQLRGGFSEHLKALRKQLLHFISMIELELDFSEEEVEFADRGQLIELVGQIGALIDELIRSFRLGNVLKNGVPVAIVGRPNVGKSTLLNAMLKEERAIVSDMEGTTRDSIEDSINLGGISFRFIDTAGIRETADTIENLGIRRTYQKIEQSSIVLLLTEAGDDLVHIRQSIEAIREQMGGGKQLVVVLNKSDRVPEKVHEKLQNSIKLQQNERIIAISAEQGKNIDGLTRMLLDMVNLGSLKHQDVVISNIRHYNALNSASEGLSRVSEGLTSALPSDLLAQDIHEVLHYLGEITGEVTTDEVLGNIFKNFCIGK; from the coding sequence ATGTATTTCGAATCCACCATATGTGCACTGGCCACTCCGGGTCATGGAGCCCTTGCTGTGATCCGTGTAAGCGGACCCAGAGCCATTGAGATCACTGAAACCATCTTCGAGCCGGCAACAAGAAAGAAGAGCCTGGCCGAAGAAGCCCCCAATACCATTCATTTCGGAACAATCCGGGAGGGTGCTAGAATCATTGATGAAGTACTGGTGAGCCTTTTTAAGGCACCACGCTCCTACACCGGGGAAGATTCCATAGAAATTTCCTGTCACGGATCGCCCTACATACAGCAAAAGATCCTGGAACTGCTGGTCAGCCACGGGGCTGAGGCTGCCCGTCCGGGTGAGTTCACCAAGCGGGCCTTCCTGAATGGAAAGATGGATTTGTCCCAGGCCGAAGCCGTAGCGGACCTGATTGCCGCCGAATCGGAGGGCGCCCACCGCGTGGCCCTGCAGCAATTACGCGGAGGTTTTTCGGAGCACCTGAAAGCCCTGCGCAAACAGCTCCTTCACTTCATTTCCATGATTGAGCTGGAGCTGGACTTCAGCGAAGAGGAAGTGGAGTTTGCCGACCGCGGCCAACTGATTGAGCTGGTCGGGCAGATTGGCGCCCTGATCGATGAGCTGATCCGTTCCTTCCGGCTGGGCAATGTACTCAAAAACGGAGTTCCGGTAGCAATTGTTGGCCGGCCCAATGTGGGCAAATCGACCCTGCTGAATGCCATGCTTAAAGAGGAACGCGCCATTGTAAGCGATATGGAGGGAACCACCCGCGACTCCATTGAAGACAGCATTAACCTGGGAGGAATCAGCTTCCGCTTTATTGACACCGCCGGCATCCGGGAAACTGCCGATACCATCGAGAACCTGGGCATCAGGCGTACTTACCAGAAGATAGAACAGTCCTCTATCGTTCTTTTACTGACCGAAGCCGGAGATGACCTGGTCCATATCAGGCAGTCCATCGAAGCAATCCGGGAACAGATGGGAGGAGGCAAACAACTGGTAGTCGTTCTGAATAAGTCGGACCGGGTTCCTGAAAAGGTGCATGAGAAGCTGCAAAACAGCATCAAACTGCAGCAGAATGAAAGAATCATTGCTATTTCTGCAGAACAGGGTAAGAACATCGACGGCCTTACCCGGATGCTGCTTGACATGGTCAATCTGGGCAGCCTGAAACACCAGGATGTGGTCATCTCCAACATCCGCCACTACAATGCCCTGAATTCGGCCTCCGAAGGACTCTCACGGGTCTCCGAAGGACTCACCTCTGCCCTGCCCTCCGACCTGCTGGCGCAGGATATCCATGAGGTGCTGCACTACCTGGGCGAGATCACCGGGGAAGTGACCACCGATGAGGTACTGGGCAATATCTTCAAAAATTTCTGTATCGGAAAGTAA
- a CDS encoding arylsulfatase — protein MRFLLLSSLCISLLTQACSSGHEAEQPNVIVILSDDQGWGDLSVQGNTNISTPNIDGLARAGASLENFYVCAVCSPTRAELLTGRYHFRGGVYSTGGGGERLDMDETTMAEVFRQAGYRTAAYGKGHNGMQYPYHPNGRGFEDYYGFCSGHWGNYYSPMLEHNGKIVKGEGFIIDDFTNHGLDFMEEHAGEPFFLYLPFNTPHTPFQAPEEYWDRYRNKEITMLSDHEDEDMNETRAALAMCENIDWNVGRIVEKTRELGIEDNTIIIYFSDNGPNTWRWNGGMKGKKGSVDEGGVRSPMFIKWPGKIEAGKKVETLASVTDLLPTLSELCGIPCETMHPLDGTRVTNSILKDDSGPEDRYLLNYWDGRISIRSQRYRLDPEGGLYDIVKDRGQTKDLGDQLPEIREQMEKVAESYRVQIDRELPEEDPRPFYLGHPALKYTQIPARDGTAHGQIERSNRWPNCSFFTNWISKDDSLSWQVEVPQEGTFKVALYYTCPEGDEGSRILLSVGESYLESKITEAFDPPLRGMEEDLTPRMESYVKDWKEMDMGTIDLTKGTFQMSLKALDMPGNSVMDFRLFLFERI, from the coding sequence ATGAGATTCCTGCTCCTTTCCAGTCTTTGCATTAGTTTACTGACGCAGGCCTGTTCCAGCGGTCATGAGGCCGAACAGCCCAATGTAATCGTCATCCTGAGCGATGATCAGGGCTGGGGAGACCTTTCAGTACAGGGCAATACCAATATCTCAACCCCCAATATAGACGGGCTGGCGCGTGCAGGTGCTTCCCTGGAAAATTTCTATGTCTGTGCAGTCTGTTCACCGACCCGGGCCGAGTTGCTGACAGGCCGTTACCATTTCAGGGGAGGGGTTTACAGTACGGGGGGTGGAGGCGAACGCCTGGATATGGATGAGACCACCATGGCTGAAGTGTTCAGGCAGGCAGGCTACCGCACTGCGGCTTATGGCAAAGGGCACAATGGCATGCAGTATCCCTATCATCCCAACGGACGGGGATTTGAAGATTATTATGGCTTTTGTTCCGGTCACTGGGGGAACTATTATTCACCCATGCTGGAGCATAACGGAAAAATTGTAAAAGGGGAGGGTTTTATTATTGATGATTTTACCAATCACGGACTGGACTTCATGGAAGAACATGCAGGCGAACCTTTCTTTCTGTATCTTCCCTTTAATACACCTCATACTCCCTTCCAAGCGCCTGAGGAATACTGGGACCGCTACAGGAACAAAGAGATCACCATGCTTTCGGACCATGAAGACGAGGATATGAACGAAACCCGCGCGGCCCTGGCCATGTGTGAGAACATCGACTGGAACGTGGGCCGGATCGTGGAGAAGACCAGGGAGCTGGGGATCGAAGACAACACCATCATTATCTACTTTTCTGACAACGGTCCAAACACCTGGCGCTGGAACGGAGGGATGAAAGGGAAAAAGGGCTCGGTGGATGAAGGGGGAGTGCGCTCGCCCATGTTTATTAAATGGCCCGGAAAAATAGAAGCCGGAAAAAAGGTGGAGACCCTGGCTTCTGTTACTGATCTGCTTCCCACCCTGAGTGAGCTGTGTGGTATTCCATGTGAAACCATGCATCCGCTGGACGGGACCCGTGTTACAAACAGTATCCTGAAGGATGATTCCGGTCCGGAGGACCGCTATCTGTTGAATTACTGGGACGGACGCATTAGTATCAGGAGTCAGCGCTACCGGCTTGATCCCGAAGGCGGACTGTACGACATAGTCAAGGATCGCGGTCAGACAAAGGATCTCGGGGATCAGCTGCCAGAGATCAGGGAGCAGATGGAAAAAGTGGCTGAATCCTATCGCGTTCAGATTGACAGAGAATTGCCGGAAGAGGATCCGAGACCTTTCTACCTGGGCCACCCGGCTCTCAAATATACCCAGATCCCGGCCCGCGACGGAACGGCCCATGGCCAGATCGAACGCTCCAACCGCTGGCCCAACTGCTCCTTCTTCACCAACTGGATCAGCAAGGATGACAGCCTTAGCTGGCAGGTGGAAGTGCCTCAGGAAGGGACCTTTAAGGTTGCCCTCTATTATACCTGTCCGGAGGGTGATGAGGGTTCTCGCATCCTGCTGTCGGTCGGGGAGAGCTATTTGGAATCGAAAATCACCGAAGCATTTGATCCGCCCCTTCGCGGTATGGAAGAGGATCTGACTCCGCGTATGGAATCTTATGTAAAAGACTGGAAAGAGATGGATATGGGAACCATCGATCTGACAAAGGGAACCTTTCAGATGTCACTGAAGGCTCTGGATATGCCCGGCAACAGCGTGATGGACTTCCGCCTCTTTCTTTTCGAGCGCATTTAG